Proteins from a genomic interval of Ndongobacter massiliensis:
- the hydA gene encoding dihydropyrimidinase: MSILVKNTRLVTSEGIQNCDLFIEGEKIRSMGKNLSVQADRVLDVAGKTVLPGGVDVHTHMSLDLGTYVAIDDFYSGTVAAAHGGTTSIVDHIAFGPRDSLVGEMIQKYHGMADGNAVIDYSFHGAIQQASDAVLAEMGTLAAQGIVSTKIYTTYGGKLDDASMLRVLKRAKETGTVVCVHCENDGLIAELRKEAEEKGNLDPIYHAKTRPAEAEAEAINRLTYLSQVAGFPKLYIVHTSSAAGLREIENARARGVKNLYCETCTQYLVLTEEKYTQGGNAKGCKYICAPPLRKKEDVEALWDGIKRSVVDVIATDHCPFYYKEHKLPCKDNFLIAPGGIPGVEERMEIILTEGRRRGIAWERLVDLLATNPSRIFGLGHVKGRLEPGMDADLVVVAEEGYTIKQDNRHSKCDYTTYEGFRSDYKVETVLSRGRVVLDKDGFYGKPGDGHFIKRKF; encoded by the coding sequence ATGTCGATTTTAGTCAAAAACACCCGATTGGTCACAAGCGAAGGGATTCAAAATTGCGACCTGTTTATTGAAGGCGAAAAAATCCGTTCGATGGGCAAAAATTTGTCTGTTCAGGCGGATCGAGTATTGGATGTGGCAGGGAAGACAGTGCTGCCGGGCGGGGTCGATGTTCACACCCATATGTCGTTGGATTTGGGTACCTATGTCGCCATTGACGACTTTTATTCCGGAACGGTGGCGGCTGCGCACGGTGGAACAACATCCATTGTCGATCACATTGCTTTCGGCCCTCGCGATTCCCTGGTCGGAGAAATGATTCAGAAATACCACGGCATGGCCGATGGAAACGCCGTCATCGACTACTCTTTCCACGGTGCCATTCAGCAGGCAAGCGATGCTGTTCTTGCAGAGATGGGTACGCTGGCTGCACAGGGCATTGTTTCGACAAAAATTTACACGACCTATGGCGGAAAATTGGACGATGCTTCCATGCTCCGCGTATTGAAGCGGGCAAAGGAGACGGGAACGGTTGTCTGCGTTCATTGTGAAAATGACGGGTTGATTGCGGAACTCCGTAAAGAGGCGGAGGAAAAGGGAAATCTGGATCCGATCTATCATGCAAAAACGCGGCCGGCGGAAGCCGAAGCAGAGGCGATCAATCGGTTGACGTATTTGAGTCAGGTAGCGGGTTTTCCGAAACTCTACATCGTCCACACGTCTTCGGCGGCGGGCCTGCGAGAGATCGAAAACGCACGGGCAAGAGGTGTAAAAAACTTGTATTGTGAAACCTGTACGCAGTACCTGGTTCTCACGGAAGAAAAATATACGCAGGGCGGAAATGCCAAAGGCTGCAAATACATTTGTGCGCCGCCGCTGCGAAAAAAAGAAGATGTGGAGGCGCTCTGGGACGGGATCAAGCGGAGTGTGGTCGATGTCATCGCGACGGATCATTGTCCTTTCTACTATAAAGAACATAAATTGCCCTGCAAGGACAATTTTCTCATTGCGCCGGGGGGCATACCCGGTGTGGAAGAGCGCATGGAAATCATTTTGACCGAGGGACGACGGCGAGGAATTGCCTGGGAACGGCTGGTTGACTTGTTGGCCACCAATCCGAGCCGCATTTTCGGACTGGGTCATGTCAAGGGGCGCTTGGAACCGGGCATGGACGCCGATCTTGTTGTCGTCGCGGAAGAAGGCTATACCATAAAGCAAGACAATCGACATTCGAAATGCGATTATACGACCTATGAGGGATTTCGGAGTGACTATAAAGTCGAAACAGTGTTGTCCCGCGGACGAGTTGTGCTGGATAAAGACGGGTTTTACGGCAAACCGGGTGACGGACATTTTATTAAAAGGAAGTTTTGA
- the xdh gene encoding selenium-dependent xanthine dehydrogenase produces the protein MANILLGERVEGAEPFVVQVNGKTYEIYEDKSLLRFLRDDLKIKSVKDGCSQGACGTCTVLVDDEKKLACTQRLSKLAGKHICTIEGLTQEEKDVFVHAFSKVGAVQCGFCIPGMVLSGVSVIRHNQRPTEDEIKQGIRQNICRCTGYVKIIEGIKLASAILRGEAVVAEENDKPVKIGEEFSRIHAQDKVLGRGEYVDDMEMEDLKVASAIRSKFPRARVVKIDKTKAEALPGVYGVLTAADVPNNKVGHIFQDWDVFIAEGDITRCQGDAICLVVAENQKILEEAKNLVEIEYEELPTVSSIEEAAAPDAPKIHPGGNLCQERHVLRGNAEEAFQKCAYIVEETYTTPFTEHAFLEPECAIAEPYNNGVKLYTTDQSVYDTRKETLIMLGWQDEPERVVVENKLIGGAFGGKEDVSCQHLAALAAYTYGIKVKIKFSRDESLRFHPKRHPMIGTFKLGCDKEGNFLAMQATIKMDTGAYASLCGPVLERACTHSVGPYHYENTKIDGYGYYTNNPPAGAFRGFGVCQSNFALESNINLLAEKVGISPWQIRYKNAIRPGEVLPNGQIADSSTALVETLEAVKDVYEQNADRAGIACAMKNAGVGVGLSDKGRAKLRVEKGVVRLYCAASDLGQGAQTVFKQMVLDILGLAPEQVEIVQPNSENSPDSGTSSGSRQTLISGEAIKKASEKLKADLDKKDLAALEGKEYFHEYFDPTDPLGSDKPNPVSHIAYGYSTQVVILNDDGTVREVVAATDAGKVINPRAIEGQLEGGIVMGLGYALTENFKLDRSQVKAKYGNLGLWRAPMIPKIKAIFVSKPDDELLDRAFGAKGVGEIATIPIAPAVQGAYYKLDGVLRRDFPMKDTAYSTPKKKFTV, from the coding sequence ATGGCGAATATCTTGCTGGGAGAGCGAGTCGAAGGGGCGGAACCTTTCGTTGTACAAGTGAATGGGAAGACGTACGAGATCTATGAAGATAAGAGTCTTTTACGTTTTTTACGCGACGACCTCAAAATCAAATCGGTGAAGGATGGCTGCAGCCAAGGTGCCTGCGGAACCTGCACCGTGTTGGTCGACGACGAGAAAAAATTAGCCTGTACACAACGCCTTTCCAAACTGGCGGGAAAACACATTTGTACGATAGAAGGATTGACACAAGAGGAAAAAGACGTTTTCGTTCACGCCTTTTCGAAGGTCGGGGCGGTACAGTGCGGGTTCTGCATACCGGGCATGGTGTTGTCCGGTGTTTCCGTCATCCGGCATAACCAGAGGCCGACGGAAGACGAGATCAAACAGGGCATTCGTCAGAACATCTGCCGATGCACGGGCTATGTCAAAATCATTGAGGGAATCAAGCTGGCCTCCGCCATTCTCCGGGGGGAGGCGGTGGTTGCAGAGGAAAATGACAAGCCGGTCAAAATCGGCGAGGAATTTTCCCGCATTCATGCACAGGACAAGGTGCTCGGCCGGGGTGAATATGTCGATGATATGGAGATGGAGGATCTCAAGGTTGCTTCGGCGATACGCAGTAAATTTCCACGAGCGCGCGTTGTCAAGATCGACAAAACCAAGGCGGAAGCGTTGCCCGGCGTGTATGGGGTATTGACGGCGGCGGATGTTCCGAATAATAAGGTCGGTCATATTTTTCAGGATTGGGATGTCTTTATTGCCGAGGGCGATATTACGCGATGCCAGGGGGACGCGATCTGTCTGGTTGTTGCGGAAAATCAGAAGATTTTAGAAGAAGCGAAAAATTTAGTCGAAATCGAGTACGAGGAGTTGCCGACGGTTTCGTCCATTGAGGAGGCAGCCGCTCCGGATGCGCCGAAGATCCATCCCGGCGGAAATTTGTGTCAAGAGCGACACGTTTTGCGCGGCAATGCGGAGGAGGCCTTTCAAAAGTGTGCCTACATCGTAGAAGAAACGTATACAACACCATTCACGGAACATGCCTTCCTGGAGCCGGAGTGTGCGATCGCGGAGCCATATAATAACGGAGTCAAACTCTATACGACGGATCAGTCAGTTTATGATACGAGGAAAGAGACCCTGATTATGCTCGGTTGGCAGGATGAGCCGGAGCGGGTAGTTGTGGAAAACAAGCTGATTGGCGGCGCATTCGGCGGCAAAGAAGACGTCTCCTGTCAGCACTTAGCGGCGTTGGCGGCATACACTTACGGCATTAAAGTAAAAATCAAATTCAGCCGGGATGAATCTCTCAGATTCCATCCCAAACGGCATCCGATGATCGGTACATTTAAATTGGGCTGCGACAAAGAAGGGAACTTTCTTGCGATGCAGGCGACCATAAAAATGGATACCGGAGCCTACGCCTCACTCTGCGGCCCGGTGTTGGAGCGCGCCTGTACGCATTCGGTCGGTCCCTATCACTATGAGAATACGAAAATTGACGGATACGGTTACTACACGAATAATCCGCCGGCAGGTGCATTCCGCGGCTTCGGTGTTTGTCAGTCGAATTTTGCTTTAGAGAGCAATATCAATTTGTTGGCGGAAAAGGTCGGAATTTCACCTTGGCAAATCCGTTATAAAAATGCCATACGACCCGGTGAAGTCTTGCCAAATGGACAAATTGCGGACAGCTCCACGGCATTGGTGGAGACCTTGGAAGCGGTAAAGGATGTCTATGAGCAAAATGCCGATCGGGCGGGTATTGCCTGCGCCATGAAAAATGCCGGTGTGGGTGTCGGCCTTTCGGATAAAGGGCGGGCGAAGTTACGCGTAGAAAAGGGTGTTGTTCGCCTATATTGTGCGGCAAGTGATTTAGGACAGGGCGCCCAGACGGTATTTAAGCAGATGGTATTGGACATTTTAGGGCTGGCACCCGAACAGGTGGAAATCGTCCAACCGAATTCAGAAAATTCACCGGATTCCGGAACATCCTCCGGATCCCGGCAAACGCTGATATCCGGGGAAGCCATTAAGAAGGCTTCCGAGAAACTGAAGGCGGATCTGGATAAAAAGGACTTAGCTGCCCTGGAGGGGAAGGAATACTTTCATGAGTACTTCGATCCGACTGATCCGTTGGGTTCGGATAAACCAAATCCGGTGAGCCATATTGCCTACGGTTACTCCACGCAGGTTGTCATTTTGAATGACGATGGAACCGTGCGTGAGGTCGTGGCGGCAACGGATGCCGGAAAAGTCATCAACCCGCGTGCGATTGAGGGACAATTGGAAGGCGGCATCGTCATGGGCCTTGGCTATGCACTGACGGAGAATTTCAAGCTGGATCGTTCCCAAGTAAAAGCGAAATATGGAAACCTGGGGCTCTGGCGTGCGCCTATGATTCCGAAAATCAAAGCAATTTTTGTCAGCAAACCGGATGACGAGCTCCTCGATCGGGCTTTCGGGGCGAAAGGTGTCGGAGAAATTGCGACCATTCCCATCGCACCGGCCGTGCAGGGAGCTTATTACAAACTGGATGGCGTTTTGCGACGTGATTTTCCGATGAAAGACACGGCATACAGTACGCCGAAGAAGAAATTTACCGTTTGA
- the yqeC gene encoding selenium cofactor biosynthesis protein YqeC produces the protein MKPTWNRENREMPAQNRRGGGNDLATIFQIRERDVLSLTGSGGKTTLLFHLAAELRKRGSVLVTTSTKIALPDSGFDFLYTSLAAYKEAAKEKRVVCCAGTGAFGRQAQRAGSLWGPSVTCLGEKVPGIAKLTTVGEAALRSICSDFDYCLIEADGSRRLPLKFWKAHEPVIYDFSTQVIGILPIKVYGKMPSADFIYNFEGYQSYIGSNRIDGSSIARLLTYPDGLFKGFFGLRTVFINQVETEEDFKHLEEIRCAFCNKVKLTYGSLKEGKFYAD, from the coding sequence TTGAAACCTACTTGGAATCGCGAAAATCGGGAAATGCCGGCGCAAAACCGCCGAGGCGGAGGCAATGATCTGGCTACAATTTTTCAAATCCGCGAGAGGGACGTCCTTTCTCTTACGGGCAGCGGCGGCAAGACGACTCTACTGTTTCATCTTGCCGCTGAGTTGCGAAAGCGGGGGTCGGTGCTGGTAACGACATCCACCAAGATCGCCCTGCCGGACAGCGGCTTTGATTTCCTGTATACTAGCCTTGCCGCCTATAAAGAAGCAGCAAAGGAAAAAAGAGTGGTGTGCTGCGCCGGGACGGGTGCATTTGGCAGGCAGGCGCAACGTGCCGGTTCTCTGTGGGGACCTTCCGTTACATGTCTGGGAGAAAAAGTACCGGGCATTGCGAAGCTGACCACAGTTGGGGAGGCGGCGCTGCGCAGCATTTGTTCAGATTTTGATTATTGTCTGATTGAGGCAGACGGGTCCCGGAGGTTGCCGCTTAAGTTTTGGAAGGCGCATGAACCGGTCATTTACGATTTTTCTACGCAGGTGATCGGCATTCTCCCCATCAAAGTCTACGGGAAAATGCCTTCTGCAGATTTTATTTACAACTTTGAAGGATATCAGTCGTATATTGGAAGCAACCGTATTGACGGATCGTCGATCGCACGGTTGCTCACTTATCCCGACGGGTTGTTTAAGGGCTTTTTCGGACTGCGCACGGTTTTTATCAATCAAGTGGAAACGGAAGAGGATTTTAAACATTTGGAAGAAATCCGATGTGCCTTTTGCAACAAGGTGAAACTGACGTACGGATCGCTCAAGGAGGGAAAATTTTATGCGGATTGA
- a CDS encoding NTP transferase domain-containing protein — MRIDAIVMASGQSKRMGMNKLFIEFRGKKLYEYTLDLMKALQKEALLDAVVVVSSYEEILEGARRRNLTALSNPNAEVGKSASIKLGVEACNTDAALMFFVADQPLLTKETCQALIESFREKGQMTFPCVGKRRGAPVIFPPEFREKLWNLTEDQGGMIFAKDHPTNPVSIADERELLDIDTHEAYTELKEEANE; from the coding sequence ATGCGGATTGATGCGATTGTGATGGCTTCGGGACAGTCAAAGCGGATGGGGATGAACAAGCTTTTTATTGAATTCCGCGGCAAGAAGTTATATGAATATACACTGGATCTTATGAAGGCGTTGCAGAAAGAAGCTTTGCTGGATGCCGTAGTCGTCGTTTCAAGTTACGAAGAAATTTTGGAGGGGGCGCGCAGACGAAATCTCACCGCCCTTTCCAATCCGAATGCCGAAGTGGGGAAATCCGCTTCGATAAAATTGGGCGTCGAAGCTTGCAACACGGACGCCGCACTGATGTTTTTTGTGGCGGATCAACCCTTGTTGACCAAAGAGACTTGCCAAGCACTTATCGAATCCTTTCGAGAAAAGGGACAAATGACATTTCCCTGTGTGGGCAAACGGCGGGGAGCACCGGTGATTTTTCCGCCGGAATTTCGAGAGAAGCTGTGGAATTTGACAGAAGATCAGGGCGGGATGATTTTTGCGAAGGACCATCCGACCAATCCAGTTTCCATTGCTGACGAGAGAGAACTGCTGGATATTGATACCCATGAGGCTTACACGGAGCTCAAAGAGGAAGCGAATGAATAA
- the yqeB gene encoding selenium-dependent molybdenum cofactor biosynthesis protein YqeB, producing the protein MNKNLVIVRGGGDVATGSIQKLRRVGFDVLVLESSAPTCIRRRVAVAQAVYDGVVEVEDIRAVRCDSIPEIEAAFRESYVAVTVDPQGMLIPTMAPLAVVDGILAKKNLGTHRQMAPITVGLGPGFTAGVDCDVVIETNRGHDLGRLIFEGAASENTGNPGNIQGFTTERILRAPADGRLHVLHDIGAMVKMGEAVAEVNGKPIPAGLDGMVRGMIRDGSEVFEGMKVGDVDPRVVPKNAETISDKARLIGGGTLEAILLLKYRRGL; encoded by the coding sequence ATGAATAAAAATCTTGTCATTGTCCGCGGCGGGGGCGACGTCGCGACCGGATCGATACAAAAACTCCGTCGCGTCGGTTTTGACGTTCTCGTGCTGGAAAGTTCAGCGCCCACTTGCATTCGACGCCGTGTTGCGGTCGCACAGGCCGTCTATGACGGTGTTGTGGAGGTGGAGGACATACGGGCAGTACGCTGTGACAGCATTCCGGAAATTGAGGCGGCATTCCGGGAATCCTATGTCGCCGTCACCGTCGATCCGCAGGGAATGCTCATTCCAACGATGGCGCCGCTTGCCGTAGTCGACGGCATACTTGCGAAGAAAAATCTGGGGACGCATCGGCAGATGGCGCCAATTACAGTCGGCCTCGGTCCAGGTTTTACCGCCGGTGTGGATTGTGATGTTGTCATTGAAACGAATCGGGGACATGATTTGGGGCGGCTTATTTTTGAAGGAGCCGCCAGCGAAAACACCGGGAATCCCGGTAATATACAAGGCTTTACAACGGAACGCATTTTGCGCGCGCCTGCCGACGGCCGCCTTCATGTGCTTCATGATATCGGTGCCATGGTTAAAATGGGCGAAGCGGTCGCCGAAGTGAACGGCAAGCCCATACCCGCGGGACTGGACGGCATGGTTCGGGGTATGATTCGAGACGGCAGTGAGGTTTTCGAGGGCATGAAGGTGGGGGATGTGGATCCCCGCGTAGTTCCGAAAAACGCCGAGACGATTTCCGACAAGGCGCGGCTGATCGGTGGCGGAACGCTCGAAGCGATTCTATTATTAAAATATCGAAGAGGACTGTAA
- a CDS encoding XdhC family protein, which produces MKAEILNKIYEENKQGRDCALAFLMENRGSTPGEDNSVMAVFADGSSMGTIGGGAIEADVIRRCRENMKAGTSFEFDYNLSKSGELKMACGGNSRGYVQYFKARKRLIIFGAGHVSQKLARIAVRTGFSVDVIDDRTDFKDSPDFVGIDTYSTLPVEEAAANLPFDAEKTFIVLCTRGHAHDKEALRALVGKECAYLGMIGSKSKVATVFQELQKEGTSKEALDKVYAPIGLDLDNGSVEEIAISILSQMLMVKNGKDGRSLKEKREREEDHHSKR; this is translated from the coding sequence ATGAAAGCGGAAATTCTCAACAAAATTTACGAAGAAAACAAGCAGGGGCGCGACTGTGCCTTGGCATTTCTGATGGAAAACAGGGGCTCCACGCCCGGAGAGGACAATTCCGTGATGGCAGTTTTTGCGGATGGCTCCTCCATGGGAACCATCGGCGGCGGTGCGATCGAAGCTGACGTCATCCGGCGCTGCCGGGAGAATATGAAGGCGGGTACGTCCTTTGAATTTGACTACAATCTTTCCAAAAGCGGAGAATTGAAAATGGCCTGCGGGGGGAACAGCCGGGGCTATGTGCAATATTTTAAGGCGAGAAAACGGCTGATTATTTTTGGTGCGGGGCATGTATCACAGAAACTTGCTCGGATTGCTGTTCGAACGGGTTTTTCGGTCGATGTCATCGACGATCGGACGGATTTCAAAGATTCTCCGGACTTTGTCGGCATCGACACCTATTCTACACTTCCTGTTGAGGAAGCGGCTGCAAACCTTCCTTTTGATGCGGAAAAGACATTTATTGTCCTTTGTACGCGAGGCCATGCCCATGACAAGGAAGCGCTGCGCGCTCTTGTCGGAAAGGAATGTGCTTATCTGGGCATGATCGGGTCAAAATCGAAAGTGGCCACCGTTTTTCAGGAGCTTCAGAAAGAAGGAACCTCAAAAGAGGCCCTGGATAAAGTCTATGCTCCGATCGGGCTGGATCTGGACAATGGTTCTGTCGAAGAAATCGCCATTTCCATTCTTTCCCAAATGCTCATGGTAAAGAATGGGAAGGATGGGCGGAGCTTGAAGGAAAAGCGAGAAAGAGAAGAGGATCATCACAGCAAAAGGTGA